In a genomic window of Akkermansia massiliensis:
- a CDS encoding DMT family transporter, whose translation MESGTLKGHIAMGAAAIIWGLMSPVSKLVMQPGEVSSASLATFRLLGAAILFWLASAFVPGETIARKDRLTLFYASLFGIIFNQMAFTVGVGFTSPADAAIITTITPVLTMILAAFVLREMITGKKIIGVCASAIGAILLVSGSGGRAAALPGDNNLLGDILCLASQCSVAVYFVFFKNLIGRYSPVTLMKWMFTYAAIACLPFTFRDVVSIRYSALPMQTWLGIAYVVAFATFVSYICLSFAQQRLKPTAVSMYNYCQPVIASSVAVLWGMDHFGWMKTLSVLLVFTGVLLVTRTGKKTAVQEP comes from the coding sequence ATGGAATCCGGAACCCTGAAGGGACATATCGCGATGGGAGCGGCGGCCATTATCTGGGGCCTCATGTCTCCGGTCAGCAAACTGGTCATGCAGCCGGGGGAAGTCAGCTCCGCTTCCCTGGCTACCTTCCGCCTGCTGGGAGCGGCCATCCTGTTCTGGCTGGCCTCCGCCTTCGTGCCCGGGGAAACCATTGCAAGGAAGGACCGGCTGACCCTGTTTTACGCCTCCCTGTTCGGCATCATTTTCAACCAGATGGCCTTCACGGTGGGCGTGGGATTCACCTCTCCGGCGGATGCGGCCATCATCACCACCATTACGCCGGTACTGACCATGATTCTGGCGGCCTTCGTCCTCCGGGAAATGATCACGGGAAAAAAAATCATCGGGGTCTGCGCCAGCGCCATCGGAGCCATTCTGCTGGTTTCCGGCAGCGGAGGGCGTGCGGCGGCCCTGCCGGGAGACAACAACCTGCTGGGGGACATCCTTTGCCTGGCCTCCCAGTGCAGCGTAGCCGTTTACTTCGTCTTCTTTAAAAACCTGATCGGCAGATACTCGCCCGTCACCCTGATGAAATGGATGTTCACCTACGCCGCCATCGCCTGCCTGCCCTTCACCTTCCGGGACGTGGTTTCCATCCGTTATTCCGCACTTCCCATGCAAACGTGGCTGGGCATTGCCTACGTGGTGGCATTCGCTACCTTTGTAAGCTACATCTGCCTGTCCTTCGCACAGCAGCGGCTGAAACCCACCGCGGTCAGCATGTACAACTACTGCCAGCCGGTGATTGCCTCTTCCGTAGCGGTGCTGTGGGGGATGGACCACTTCGGCTGGATGAAAACCCTTTCCGTCCTGCTGGTTTTCACGGGCGTGCTTCTGGTCACCAGAACCGGAAAAAAGACCGCCGTTCAGGAGCCGTAA
- a CDS encoding alpha-2-macroglobulin family protein has protein sequence MNRIFSLLFLAGGLLASGMPCPAAASTPPQRQDGPSAHADDKGGLPEDSTSSSQKGAKDADKATSISQQRKQSVEAIEKLLEKRLFKNAAKQALKQLDEYDDQYSGADLLLYYQALTRLNALDDSTNLDTILQEQMKRHGGNPYFLMDAAHLYQNASHTFKLVDGAYIRSAEPWDGEYSGEARDRVEALRCLSKAMQLAEKEKNMKLLGQLRFMTAQALLVKGSRYSSLSPFQAYAALGNLTSLKELPGYVAREEAPPFRNVATVPVTVNAKTGKPEVVFYHASSSWETAKNDGERMRWLLDAAIQANPELANQVNYFTASWCHRLFSYSNTAPDQEFVYGPGNAGMVAGINPEELKTNQTVVKTDRTGNGKFLLTTLPPDYDFIRIAAAVRVTPEPDYYVNAGNLAANEFLARNQRPAAAELLGKILQTWNAQSWNQTDKEDFLHVADNLKKRIASITEPNGMFDADKRTLLAGEPVTVAFSYRNAAQASVTARSVDMKRWQEERMDKVQTSSTLGNAYRKKYSSLGTLLFNLLHEPSYARYLGEEIKGEKVALAPGERHLNRIAQIPVPTRKPGWYLLTVTLDNGYRFHRFLTLSDMVLVRRSVPEGNLWFLADAGTGMPVEGGSLRLLRYQEDKTLQKHQVKGTTDKDGAMIETIPPRGSRTPSYNMFLGIASKGDSYVLAGVSDYGWESGNYLMDTANKASDPYSCFFLESQPVYRPGQTARFKGVLFRPDIANPGTKDCAGKKLTLTITSPTGDESVFPPKTVTTDSTGCFELELLIPAEAPLGQYGAKLKLHDSADPDFRLYAPLFRMEEYKKPEFSVRMDAPSRPIRLGRPIPVSIQADYYAGGPVSEGKATITITRTLGADVWTPYWKWSWLYDRSFSPYYIPFSPDAPLTVLEKTVPLDKDGKASVELSTAQDARDFASQNITYRVSASVTDASLREVSASGQVIATFRPFNIFTALNRGYAPTGTPVQASITAATADGAKIAHAKGTSVLQHIRADGSREALETWNITTGKEGEATLSFQTRESGLYALSSTLKDEHGNRVEESFQFLSYGKGKQNPFKINPLSITPDKKEYAPGDTAKLLLASDYPDARVWTFLRNSWKDESRSLVPLDRQTALVECPLTREDMPNMGVNAFTVRNGELHTASAELLIPPASQILAPSVTPGKSQYQPGEEGRVTVQVKGPDGKPVRNGIVTLAVYDKALEYIARPNITDIAKTVWGSLNETGFLSLKKMTAAGTQQDRGPDQPYFQSLLYSDYGYLLRREKGAVNGFATAGVRSGNYAISGKAASRVLAEGAAVPAAAPVPAMQQMASDEESAESDSFAAGQGDADVQENSSPHIQLRTNFADCIKWCGTLRTDEEGNVTVPVEMPDNLTTWKAAAWAITPGLQVGQASAEFLTTKDFMVSMQAPRFFVEKDVVMLSALVRNRTDKAVRARVSISLKDGCLELLPADAPAVKGLAADTDNSAVREVDVPAQGQAVVNWWTAAIREGTAAVAMEAASGSTGDAMQMNFPVLVHGMKQLHAGSAVVLPGEQEQKLSISLPQQRRREESELVVKVSPSIALSMVEALPYLAEYPYGCVEQTLNRFLPALVVTDALKQLGLNPGAALESHRNLNPQAIKNKAFHDSIMKKLERNPVYDEAALKKMAAKGISSLREKQLSNGSWGWFGGASEGDPVMTAHVAHGLKIASNTVNVPDGMLSGAVRWLKNYQESQAALLEKGDEYRKLEKLPDGPKKKEAIRKLGDYRLTVSATDTLVYSVLAECGVKNLPMERYLFRDRLELPVISQVQLAEILLDAHRMDDFKKVMPIISQFLQQDDSLQTAWLRLPNEGYWWRWYGSGVATQAAYLKLMAKSDPGNPVTARLAKWLLNNRANGSYWDSTKDTADCLEALSAYLLQTREGMEDMEAEILYDGVPVKTVASTKETLFTFDNAFRMSGKDLADGSHVITIRRKKGSGNIYANSTLSYFSLEDPIPAAGNAVTVERSYYCIRKETVKDDSVKDTQTDAGELVSQGKDLTRRTLLKDGDVIASGDIIEVVMTVKTKNDVEYLMLLDPKPAGCESQETTSGYAWMGTVSGYKEIGDEEIRVFLSSLPMGQYQISHRLRAERPGRFSALPAVIEAMYAPELRGNSKEHKIGISMPAE, from the coding sequence ATGAACAGAATCTTTTCCCTGCTTTTTCTGGCGGGAGGCTTGCTGGCTTCCGGAATGCCGTGCCCGGCAGCCGCTTCCACTCCACCACAGCGTCAGGACGGCCCGTCCGCCCATGCCGATGACAAGGGAGGACTTCCGGAAGATTCCACTTCTTCATCCCAAAAAGGCGCCAAGGATGCGGACAAGGCAACTTCCATCTCCCAGCAGAGGAAGCAGTCCGTTGAGGCTATTGAAAAGCTTTTGGAAAAGAGGTTGTTCAAGAATGCGGCCAAACAGGCTTTAAAACAGCTTGACGAATACGACGACCAGTACAGCGGAGCGGACCTTCTTCTTTATTACCAGGCTTTGACCCGTCTCAATGCCCTGGACGATTCCACGAATCTGGATACCATCCTGCAAGAGCAGATGAAACGCCACGGCGGCAATCCCTATTTCCTGATGGACGCTGCCCATCTGTACCAGAACGCCAGCCATACGTTCAAACTGGTGGACGGCGCCTACATCCGCAGCGCCGAGCCATGGGACGGGGAATATTCCGGGGAAGCGAGGGACCGGGTGGAAGCCCTGCGGTGCCTTTCCAAGGCCATGCAACTGGCGGAGAAGGAAAAGAACATGAAGCTTCTGGGACAACTGCGCTTCATGACGGCTCAGGCGTTGCTGGTGAAAGGCAGCCGCTACAGTTCCCTTTCCCCCTTCCAGGCTTACGCCGCCCTGGGGAACCTCACCAGCCTGAAGGAACTGCCGGGGTACGTCGCCAGGGAGGAAGCCCCCCCGTTCCGGAACGTCGCCACCGTGCCCGTCACGGTCAATGCCAAAACGGGGAAGCCGGAAGTCGTCTTTTACCATGCCTCTTCCTCCTGGGAGACGGCTAAAAACGACGGGGAACGCATGCGCTGGCTGCTGGACGCCGCCATTCAGGCGAACCCGGAACTAGCCAACCAGGTCAACTATTTCACCGCCTCCTGGTGCCACCGGCTGTTCTCCTATTCCAATACGGCTCCGGACCAGGAGTTCGTGTACGGCCCCGGCAACGCGGGCATGGTGGCGGGCATCAACCCGGAGGAATTGAAAACGAACCAGACCGTCGTTAAAACCGACCGGACGGGCAACGGAAAATTCCTGCTCACCACCCTTCCTCCGGATTACGATTTCATCCGGATCGCCGCTGCGGTCCGAGTAACTCCGGAGCCGGATTATTACGTTAACGCCGGCAATCTGGCAGCCAATGAGTTCCTGGCCCGCAACCAGAGGCCCGCTGCCGCGGAGCTTTTAGGCAAAATCCTTCAGACCTGGAACGCACAATCCTGGAATCAAACGGACAAGGAGGATTTCCTGCACGTTGCGGACAACCTGAAGAAGCGCATTGCCTCCATCACGGAACCCAACGGAATGTTTGATGCGGATAAAAGAACGCTGCTGGCGGGGGAACCGGTGACGGTCGCCTTCTCCTACCGCAACGCCGCCCAGGCCAGCGTGACGGCCCGCTCCGTGGATATGAAGCGGTGGCAGGAGGAACGCATGGACAAGGTGCAGACCTCCAGCACGCTGGGCAACGCGTACAGGAAAAAGTATTCCAGCCTGGGGACCCTCCTTTTCAATCTGCTGCATGAGCCGTCCTACGCCCGCTATCTGGGTGAAGAAATCAAAGGGGAAAAGGTAGCTCTGGCTCCCGGGGAACGGCACCTGAACCGCATCGCCCAGATTCCCGTGCCCACCCGCAAGCCCGGCTGGTACCTGCTTACCGTCACGCTGGATAACGGCTACCGGTTCCACCGCTTCCTCACTCTGTCAGACATGGTATTGGTGCGCCGTTCCGTGCCGGAAGGCAACCTATGGTTCCTGGCGGATGCCGGAACGGGAATGCCCGTGGAAGGGGGCAGCCTGCGCCTCCTTCGCTACCAGGAGGATAAAACGCTCCAAAAACACCAGGTGAAGGGAACCACGGACAAGGACGGAGCCATGATAGAAACAATCCCTCCCCGCGGTTCCCGCACTCCTTCTTACAACATGTTCCTGGGCATCGCTTCCAAAGGGGACAGCTATGTGCTGGCGGGAGTATCGGATTACGGCTGGGAATCCGGCAATTATCTCATGGATACGGCAAACAAGGCCTCCGACCCCTATTCCTGCTTCTTCCTGGAAAGCCAGCCCGTATACCGCCCCGGACAGACGGCGCGGTTCAAGGGCGTCCTCTTCCGTCCGGACATCGCAAATCCCGGAACGAAGGACTGCGCCGGAAAAAAGCTGACGCTGACCATTACTTCCCCAACCGGGGATGAGAGCGTTTTTCCGCCAAAAACCGTCACGACGGATTCTACCGGCTGTTTTGAACTGGAACTGCTCATTCCTGCGGAAGCTCCGCTGGGCCAGTATGGAGCCAAGCTGAAGCTGCATGATTCCGCGGACCCGGATTTCCGGCTGTATGCCCCTCTCTTCCGTATGGAAGAGTACAAGAAGCCGGAATTCTCCGTCAGGATGGACGCCCCCTCCAGACCCATCCGCCTGGGCCGGCCCATTCCCGTCTCCATTCAGGCGGACTATTACGCGGGCGGTCCCGTAAGCGAGGGGAAGGCCACCATTACGATCACCCGGACACTGGGAGCGGATGTCTGGACGCCCTACTGGAAATGGAGCTGGCTGTACGACAGGTCTTTCAGCCCGTACTACATTCCCTTTTCTCCGGATGCACCCCTGACCGTCCTGGAAAAGACGGTGCCGCTGGATAAGGACGGAAAAGCGTCCGTGGAGCTTTCCACGGCGCAGGACGCCCGGGATTTCGCATCCCAGAATATCACCTACCGCGTCTCCGCCAGCGTGACGGATGCCTCCCTGCGGGAAGTTTCCGCTTCCGGGCAGGTCATCGCCACCTTCCGCCCGTTCAACATCTTCACCGCCCTGAACCGCGGCTACGCCCCCACCGGAACGCCGGTGCAGGCCTCCATCACCGCGGCCACGGCGGACGGCGCCAAGATTGCTCACGCCAAGGGAACCTCCGTTTTGCAGCATATCCGCGCGGACGGCAGCCGGGAGGCTCTGGAAACCTGGAATATCACCACCGGAAAGGAAGGGGAAGCCACCCTGTCCTTCCAGACCAGGGAATCCGGCCTGTATGCCCTTTCCTCTACCCTGAAGGACGAACACGGCAACAGGGTGGAAGAGTCTTTCCAGTTCCTTTCCTACGGCAAGGGCAAACAGAATCCTTTTAAAATCAATCCCCTTTCCATCACTCCGGACAAGAAGGAATACGCACCGGGAGATACGGCCAAACTGCTCCTCGCCTCTGATTATCCGGACGCCCGCGTCTGGACCTTCCTGCGCAATTCCTGGAAAGACGAGTCCCGCAGCCTGGTCCCTCTGGACCGGCAAACCGCCCTGGTGGAATGCCCCCTGACCCGGGAAGACATGCCCAACATGGGCGTGAACGCCTTCACCGTCAGAAACGGGGAACTTCACACGGCTTCCGCCGAACTGCTGATTCCGCCAGCCAGCCAGATTCTGGCTCCTTCCGTAACACCGGGCAAATCCCAATACCAGCCCGGTGAAGAAGGGCGAGTAACGGTTCAGGTCAAAGGGCCGGACGGCAAACCCGTCAGGAACGGCATCGTTACCCTGGCCGTCTATGACAAGGCTCTGGAATATATCGCACGCCCCAATATTACGGACATCGCCAAGACCGTCTGGGGGAGCCTGAACGAAACCGGCTTTCTCAGCCTGAAAAAAATGACGGCCGCCGGAACGCAACAGGACCGCGGCCCGGACCAGCCCTACTTCCAATCCCTGCTCTACAGTGACTACGGCTATCTGTTGCGGAGGGAAAAAGGAGCCGTCAACGGCTTTGCTACCGCAGGAGTCAGATCCGGTAATTATGCTATCAGCGGAAAAGCCGCAAGCCGCGTATTGGCTGAAGGAGCGGCAGTCCCCGCCGCCGCACCGGTTCCGGCCATGCAGCAGATGGCTTCGGATGAAGAAAGCGCAGAAAGTGATTCCTTTGCAGCCGGACAGGGAGACGCAGACGTGCAGGAGAACAGTTCCCCGCACATTCAACTGCGCACCAATTTTGCGGACTGCATCAAGTGGTGCGGCACGCTCAGGACGGATGAGGAAGGGAACGTTACCGTTCCTGTGGAGATGCCGGACAACCTGACCACCTGGAAAGCCGCCGCCTGGGCCATCACCCCCGGATTGCAGGTAGGGCAGGCTTCCGCGGAATTCCTGACCACGAAGGACTTCATGGTCAGCATGCAGGCCCCGCGCTTCTTTGTGGAAAAAGACGTAGTGATGCTCAGCGCCCTGGTCCGCAACCGGACGGACAAGGCCGTCCGCGCCCGCGTTTCCATTTCCCTGAAAGACGGTTGCCTGGAACTTCTCCCGGCTGACGCTCCGGCCGTAAAGGGGCTCGCCGCAGATACGGACAATTCCGCCGTGCGGGAAGTGGACGTTCCCGCCCAGGGGCAGGCAGTCGTCAACTGGTGGACCGCCGCCATCAGGGAGGGAACCGCCGCCGTCGCCATGGAGGCGGCGTCCGGCTCCACCGGAGACGCCATGCAGATGAACTTCCCCGTGCTGGTGCACGGCATGAAGCAGCTCCATGCGGGGAGCGCCGTGGTGCTTCCCGGAGAACAGGAGCAGAAACTCTCCATTTCCCTGCCGCAGCAGCGGCGCAGGGAGGAAAGCGAGCTGGTCGTCAAGGTTTCCCCCAGCATCGCCCTCAGCATGGTGGAAGCCCTGCCCTACCTGGCGGAATACCCCTATGGCTGCGTGGAACAGACGCTCAACCGCTTCCTGCCCGCTCTCGTCGTGACGGACGCGCTCAAGCAGCTCGGTCTGAATCCTGGCGCGGCGCTGGAAAGCCACCGTAATCTGAATCCCCAGGCCATCAAGAACAAGGCCTTCCATGACAGCATCATGAAGAAGCTGGAACGCAACCCCGTTTATGATGAAGCCGCGCTGAAGAAGATGGCCGCCAAGGGAATCTCCTCCCTCCGGGAGAAGCAGCTCTCCAACGGTTCCTGGGGATGGTTCGGAGGAGCCAGCGAGGGAGACCCCGTCATGACGGCCCATGTGGCGCACGGCTTGAAGATTGCTTCAAACACGGTCAATGTCCCGGATGGGATGCTTTCCGGAGCCGTCCGCTGGCTGAAAAACTATCAGGAAAGCCAGGCCGCTCTTCTTGAGAAAGGAGACGAATACCGGAAACTGGAAAAACTGCCGGACGGCCCGAAGAAGAAGGAAGCCATCCGCAAGCTGGGGGATTACCGCCTGACGGTCTCCGCCACGGACACCCTCGTTTATTCCGTTCTGGCGGAATGCGGCGTCAAAAACCTGCCCATGGAACGCTACCTGTTCCGCGACAGGCTGGAACTTCCCGTCATCAGCCAGGTTCAACTGGCGGAAATCCTGCTGGACGCCCACCGCATGGACGACTTCAAGAAGGTAATGCCCATCATTTCCCAGTTCCTCCAGCAGGACGACTCCCTGCAAACCGCATGGCTGCGCCTTCCCAATGAAGGCTACTGGTGGCGGTGGTACGGCAGCGGCGTAGCCACGCAGGCCGCCTACCTGAAACTGATGGCCAAGAGCGACCCCGGCAATCCCGTCACGGCGCGCCTGGCCAAATGGCTGCTCAACAACCGCGCCAACGGTTCCTACTGGGACTCCACCAAGGATACGGCGGATTGTCTGGAAGCCCTGTCCGCCTACCTTCTCCAGACCAGGGAAGGCATGGAGGACATGGAAGCGGAAATCCTTTACGACGGCGTTCCGGTCAAAACGGTCGCCAGTACGAAGGAGACCCTGTTCACCTTTGACAACGCCTTCCGCATGAGCGGGAAAGACCTGGCGGACGGCAGCCACGTCATCACCATCCGCAGGAAGAAGGGCAGCGGAAACATTTATGCCAATTCCACCCTCAGCTACTTCTCCCTGGAAGACCCCATTCCCGCCGCGGGGAATGCCGTCACCGTGGAACGCTCCTACTACTGCATCCGGAAGGAAACGGTGAAGGACGACTCCGTGAAGGACACCCAGACGGATGCCGGAGAGCTCGTCTCCCAGGGCAAGGACCTGACCCGCCGCACGCTGTTGAAAGACGGAGACGTCATCGCCAGCGGCGACATCATTGAAGTGGTGATGACCGTGAAAACGAAGAACGACGTGGAATACCTCATGCTCCTGGACCCCAAGCCCGCGGGATGCGAATCACAGGAAACCACCAGCGGCTACGCCTGGATGGGGACCGTATCCGGCTACAAGGAAATAGGGGATGAAGAAATACGCGTCTTCCTTTCCTCCCTGCCCATGGGACAATACCAGATCAGCCACCGCCTGCGCGCGGAACGCCCGGGACGCTTCAGCGCCCTGCCGGCCGTCATTGAGGCCATGTACGCGCCGGAACTCCGCGGCAACAGCAAGGAACACAAAATCGGCATCTCCATGCCTGCCGAATAG
- a CDS encoding iron-containing alcohol dehydrogenase has protein sequence MLNFVYDNKTTLIFGKGTQHEAGALLKPFGKKVLLHYGGGSIRRSGLYDAVTASLKAAGVEYEELGGVQPNPTLPLVYEGIRLCREHGLGLVLAVGGGSVIDSAKAIALGVPHEGDVWDLYLSKQQPQADPLPVATVLTIPAAGSESSPNTVITNEETRRKLRYGSPKLRPVFSIINPELFFTLPHHQMANGVSDMMSHIFERYFTRTLHTDLSDGLCETTLRTIMRNARILNGNLHDYDAWAEIAFSGNLAHNNLLGVGREQDWGCHAMEHELSALYHVDHGAGLAVVTPAWMKYVSPKHQGMFAQFAVKVMGVEGSFREPDALIREGISRLERFYRELGLPTTMEELNIKSGDFPLMAEQAISVRGPIGGLEKLDARDVQAIYRLACEGPLPD, from the coding sequence ATGCTCAATTTCGTTTACGATAACAAGACCACGCTCATTTTCGGAAAAGGAACCCAGCATGAAGCGGGCGCCCTTCTCAAGCCGTTCGGCAAAAAAGTCCTCCTCCACTACGGAGGCGGCAGCATCAGGCGTTCCGGCCTTTACGACGCCGTCACGGCTTCCCTGAAAGCCGCCGGCGTGGAGTATGAGGAATTGGGCGGCGTCCAGCCGAACCCCACGCTTCCCCTGGTATATGAAGGCATCCGCCTCTGCCGGGAACACGGCCTGGGCCTCGTGCTGGCTGTGGGAGGCGGCAGCGTGATTGATTCCGCCAAGGCGATTGCGCTGGGCGTTCCCCATGAAGGGGACGTATGGGACCTGTATCTTTCCAAACAACAGCCGCAGGCGGACCCGCTGCCCGTCGCCACCGTGCTGACCATTCCCGCCGCAGGCAGCGAGAGCAGCCCGAACACGGTCATCACCAATGAAGAAACCAGGCGGAAGCTGAGGTACGGTTCTCCCAAATTGCGCCCCGTGTTCAGCATCATCAACCCGGAATTGTTTTTCACGCTCCCGCACCACCAGATGGCCAACGGCGTCAGCGACATGATGAGCCACATTTTTGAGCGCTATTTCACCAGAACCCTGCATACGGACCTTTCCGACGGCCTTTGCGAAACCACCCTGCGCACCATCATGAGAAACGCCCGCATCCTGAACGGGAACCTGCACGATTACGACGCCTGGGCGGAGATTGCGTTTTCCGGCAACCTCGCCCATAACAACCTGCTGGGCGTGGGCCGTGAACAGGACTGGGGCTGCCACGCCATGGAGCACGAACTGAGCGCCCTGTATCACGTGGACCACGGCGCGGGCCTGGCCGTCGTCACCCCGGCATGGATGAAGTATGTTTCCCCCAAACACCAAGGAATGTTCGCGCAGTTCGCCGTGAAGGTGATGGGTGTGGAGGGTTCCTTCCGGGAGCCGGATGCCCTCATCCGGGAAGGCATTTCCCGTCTGGAACGTTTTTACCGGGAATTGGGGCTTCCGACGACCATGGAAGAGTTGAACATCAAGTCCGGGGATTTTCCACTGATGGCGGAACAGGCCATCAGCGTGCGCGGCCCCATCGGGGGGCTGGAAAAACTGGACGCCCGGGACGTCCAGGCCATTTACCGCCTGGCATGCGAAGGCCCGCTGCCCGATTGA